A genomic window from Thunnus thynnus chromosome 12, fThuThy2.1, whole genome shotgun sequence includes:
- the LOC137194177 gene encoding glutamate-rich protein 6 isoform X2, with protein MSFPCAPAASLDVSESLCVLDDHRIHEGCPQTVSDPPTHCIGAAGVLRYNRESDNHRLNLTTIPPASQPSSKCSVKCEYCGEKARPSLDLTWVEEFQAAALFCCAQRQQLCKMLVKQRFLIEGRCDLGTSNLTSEEEKPTTEMEELLLQGKEMEDHNKFIVDLANALGEQSELRIEEEYLIQLPLSQTFAPTSKVLSFRLSCAPGNGCWTNSLKIKEKDLVVPFCDHKALQFGLCHHQDVGGFLQKHYSNGMKFLTMFPDGSAQVFYPSGLLALVIVVTKENGRVCIVYDDSQDPDQPIRAVFQSDGRATCYYSNGNIWLTLDRLGGQCLDETGARARRWSWSSLSLSPTPLHPVFLSLNKTVGVRVLGKEQVFVSFLASGQQAKFSVGTCCAQCKCTSDGPVSGPSVLKEELLVLAARIKLHLVIQHLHQNLMAPSNPRLPKTTLAPSVHVFARRLLEVSTNVMMSESEKAFICRCLQDCV; from the exons ATGAGCTTTCCTT GTGCCCCTGCTGCTTCATTAGATGTCAGTGAGTCACTCTGCGTCTTGGATGACCAT AGGATACATGAAGGATGTCCACAGACTGTCAGTGACCCACCCACCCATTGTATCGGAGCAGCAGGAGTCCTGAGGTACAATCGGGAGTCTGACAACCACAGGCTAAACTTAACAACCATTCCTCCAGCG TCCCAGCCCTCATCAAAGTGCTCGGTAAAATGTGAGTACTGCGGGGAAAAGGCCAGACCTTCACTGGATCTAACATGGGTAGAGGAGTTTCAG GCAGCTGCACTCTTCTGCTGTGCCCAGCGACAGCAGCTGTGTAAAATGCTGGTGAAGCAGAGATTTTTGATTGAGGGGAGATGTGACCTGGGGACCAGCAATCTGACATCAGAGGAAGAAAAGCCAACCACAGAGATGGAGGAGCTGCTCCTCCAAGGCAAGGAGATGGAGGATCACAACAAGTTTATCGTGGACTTAGCAAATGCACTGGG AGAACAATCAGAGCTGAGAATCGAGGAGGAGTACTTAATCCAACTTCCTCTATCACAAACCT TTGCCCCGACATCAAAGGTCCTCAGTTTTCGGCTCTCTTGTGCTCCAGGAAACGGATGCTGGACAAACAGTTTGAAGATAAAAGAGAAAGACCTTGTGGTCCCTTTTTGTGACCACAAGGCACTTCAGTTTGGCTTATGTCATCATCAG GATGTAGGAGGATTTCTACAGAAACATTATTCCAATGGCATGAAATTTCTTACCATGTTCCCTGATGGCTCTGCTCAGGTTTT ttaTCCCTCAGGCCTCTTGGCTCTTGTTATCGTGGTCACGAAAGAGAATGGAAGGGTCTGCATCGTGTATGATGACAGCCAAGACCCTGACCAACCAATCAGAGCCGTGTTCCAGTCTGATGGCAGGGCGACATGTTACTACAGCAATGGAAACATATG GCTGACCTTAGACAGATTAGGTGGTCAGTGTTTGGATGAGACGGGTGCCAGAGCTCGTCGGTGGAGCTGGAGCAGTCTGAGCCTTTCTCCCACTCCTCTGCATCCTGTCTTCCTGTCCCTCAACAAAACTGTTGGGGTCCGAGTCCTGGGAAAGGAACAAGTATTTGTCTCGTTCCTTGCAAGTGGTCAACAGGCAAAGTTCAGTGTGGGTACCTGCTGTGCTCAG TGTAAATGCACTAGTGACGGGCCTGTTTCGGGACCATCAGTGTTGAAGGAGGAGCTATTAGTGCTGGCAGCCAGGATTAAACTCCACCTGGTCATTCAGCATCTTCACCAGAACCTGATGGCACCCTCCAATCCACGGCTGCCAAAGACCACACTAGCACCCAGCGTCCATGTTTTTGCCCGAAGACTTCTGGAAGTCAGCACTAACGTGATGATGAGTGAGAGCGAAAAGGCTTTTATCTGTAGGTGCCTTCAGGATTGTGTCTGA
- the kif2c gene encoding kinesin-like protein KIF2C isoform X3 — protein sequence MESSLSRLLVGLSVQISRSDGRVHLATVKSVDTVKSTVMVEWHERNICRGKEVEVSELCSLNPELLDHINAVTNKAAEQPTPAPEKKYGSRLRSSRIPAPPTSATRSQARQTCMFQAPAPVPAPVLTSETSPETIHPDLPPSSVLTNSAIPNQQRRKNEAKPAMTLPFAREAIKENDEPERIPPPAVKGRRKSVAPQEFNKGNKRLSCVIKPPDMQTKRGKYGEPSRPNQKFYDMIQEFRETLEITPLSTTDMIEPHKICVCVRKRPLNKQETTKKEIDVVSIPGKGALLVHEPKQKVDLTKYLDNQIFQFDYSFDETATNDLVYKFTAKPLVQSIFEGSMATCFAYGQTGSGKTHTMGGDFTGKQQNSAKGIYALAAQDVFANINHRRYASLDLSAFVSFFEIYNGKVYDLLNKKAKLRVLEDDRQQVHVVGLEEVYVSKAEDVIKMIQMGSACRTSGQTSANANSSRSHAILQIVLRRNSTLHGKFSLVDLAGNERGTDVKSNDRSTLVETAEINQSLLALKECIRSLGKNSDYIPFRMSTLTKVLRDSFIGEKSKTCMIAMVSPSMASCEYTMNTLRYADRVKELNGNSKSGGVAKSQEPVDTSSEEESVVDTSVYDAISQVAELEEKVYTELQRANELVKAMEQTSYNIEAGLPDLVDHSRKLLDTVLALQSAVDQERMARLNH from the exons ATGGAAAGCAGCCTGTCCAGACTTCTAGTTGGACTCTCTGTACAGATCAGCCGCAGTGATG GCCGGGTTCATCTGGCAACGGTGAAATCTGTCGATACCGTCAAGTCCACGGTGATGGTAGAGTGGCATGAGAGGAACATCTGCCGAGGGAAAGAG GTTGAAGTGAGCGAGTTATGTTCACTCAATCCAGAGCTTTTGGACCACATAAACGCTGTCACAAACAAAGCTGCTGAACAACCTACTCCTGCTCCAGAGAAG AAGTATGGGAGTCGTCTGCGCTCATCCAGGATTCCTGCACCACCCACCT CCGCCACTCGCTCTCAGGCCAGGCAGACATGTATGTTCCAGGCTCCCGCCCCTGTTCCAGCACCAGTTCTGACTTCTGAGACAAGTCCAGAGACAATCCACCCTGATCTCCCCCCTTCATCAGTTCTCACAAACTCTG CGATTCCTAATCAGCAGCGTAGAAAGAATGAGGCCAAACCGGCAATGACGCTGCCTTTTGCCCGTGAGGCCATAAAGGAAAATGATGAACCTGAAAGAATCCCTCCGCCTGCTGTTAAAG GTAGAAGAAAATCTGTGGCTCCCCAGGAGTTCAATAAAGGCAACAAAAGGCTGTCTTGTGTTATTAAACCCCCCGACATGCAGACCAAGAGGGGAAAG TATGGAGAACCTTCACGACCAAACCAGAAGTTCTATGATATGATCCAAGAGTTCAGAGAGACCTTGGAAATAACCCCTTTATCAACTACTGACATG attGAACCTCAcaagatttgtgtgtgtgttcgcaaACGACCCCTTAACAAGCAAG AGACTACTAAGAAGGAGATAGATGTGGTCTCCATACCAGGGAAAGGTGCTCTGCTGGTCCATGAGCCAAAACAAAAAGTGGACCTCACAAAGTACTTGGACAACCAAATCTTCCAGTTTGACTACTCCTTTGATGAGACCGCCACCAACGACTTGGTCTACAA GTTCACCGCTAAACCTTTGGTACAGTCCATTTTTGAAGGCAGCATGGCAACATGTTTTGCCTACGGCCAGACGGGAAGCGGGAAGACTCAT ACTATGGGAGGTGATTTCACAGGGAAGCAGCAGAACAGCGCAAAAGGAATCTACGCATTGGCAG CCCAGGATGTTTTCGCCAATATCAATCACAGAAGATATGCTAGCCTGGATCTTTCTGCCTTCGTCAGCTTCTTTGAGATTTACAATGGCAAA GTGTATGACCTGCTGAACAAGAAGGCCAAGCTACGTGTTCTGGAGGACGACCGACAGCAGGTTCACGTGGTAGGCCTGGAGGAGGTCTATGTGTCCAAAGCAGAGGATGTCATAAAGATGATACAGATGGGCAGTGCATGCAG AACATCAGGCCAGACCTCAGCCAATGCCAACTCATCCCGCTCTCATGCCATCCTCCAGATTGTCCTAAGACGCAACAGCACACTGCACGGCAAATTTTCACTGGTCGATTTGGCTGGCAATGAGCGTGGCACAGACGTCAAAAGCAATGACCGCAGCACTTTGGTTGAAACTGCCGAGATAAACCAAAGCCTTCTGGCTTTAAAG GAGTGTATTCGTTCACTGGGAAAGAACAGCGATTACATCCCCTTCAGGATGAGCACTCTGACCAAGGTCCTCAGAGATTCCTTCATTGGAGAGAAATCCAAGACCTGCATG ATTGCAATGGTGTCTCCAAGCATGGCTTCATGTGAATATACAATGAACACACTACGTTACGCTGACAG AGTGAAGGAATTGAATGGCAATTCCAAATCCGGTGGAGTAGCCAAGTCACAAGAGCCTGTAGATACATCTTCAGAGGAG GAGTCTGTTGTGGATACCAGCGTGTATGATGCCATATCCCAGGTGgcagagctggaggagaaggTTTACACAGAGCTTCAG AGGGCAAATGAGCTTGTCAAGGCAATGGAGCAAACCTCGTACAACATCGAGGCAGGACTCCCGGACCTGGTGGATCATTCCCGGAAGTTATTGG ACACAGTCCTGGCTTTGCAGTCTGCTGTGGATCAGGAGAGAATGGCGAGGCTGAACCACTGA
- the kif2c gene encoding kinesin-like protein KIF2C isoform X1: protein MESSLSRLLVGLSVQISRSDGRVHLATVKSVDTVKSTVMVEWHERNICRGKEVEVSELCSLNPELLDHINAVTNKAAEQPTPAPEKKYGSRLRSSRIPAPPTSSAPAVTKAEESGRQAATRSQARQTCMFQAPAPVPAPVLTSETSPETIHPDLPPSSVLTNSAIPNQQRRKNEAKPAMTLPFAREAIKENDEPERIPPPAVKGRRKSVAPQEFNKGNKRLSCVIKPPDMQTKRGKYGEPSRPNQKFYDMIQEFRETLEITPLSTTDMIEPHKICVCVRKRPLNKQETTKKEIDVVSIPGKGALLVHEPKQKVDLTKYLDNQIFQFDYSFDETATNDLVYKFTAKPLVQSIFEGSMATCFAYGQTGSGKTHTMGGDFTGKQQNSAKGIYALAAQDVFANINHRRYASLDLSAFVSFFEIYNGKVYDLLNKKAKLRVLEDDRQQVHVVGLEEVYVSKAEDVIKMIQMGSACRTSGQTSANANSSRSHAILQIVLRRNSTLHGKFSLVDLAGNERGTDVKSNDRSTLVETAEINQSLLALKECIRSLGKNSDYIPFRMSTLTKVLRDSFIGEKSKTCMIAMVSPSMASCEYTMNTLRYADRVKELNGNSKSGGVAKSQEPVDTSSEEESVVDTSVYDAISQVAELEEKVYTELQRANELVKAMEQTSYNIEAGLPDLVDHSRKLLDTVLALQSAVDQERMARLNH, encoded by the exons ATGGAAAGCAGCCTGTCCAGACTTCTAGTTGGACTCTCTGTACAGATCAGCCGCAGTGATG GCCGGGTTCATCTGGCAACGGTGAAATCTGTCGATACCGTCAAGTCCACGGTGATGGTAGAGTGGCATGAGAGGAACATCTGCCGAGGGAAAGAG GTTGAAGTGAGCGAGTTATGTTCACTCAATCCAGAGCTTTTGGACCACATAAACGCTGTCACAAACAAAGCTGCTGAACAACCTACTCCTGCTCCAGAGAAG AAGTATGGGAGTCGTCTGCGCTCATCCAGGATTCCTGCACCACCCACCT CCTCTGCTCCAGCAGTCACCAAGGCTGAAGAGTCAGGTCGGCAAG CCGCCACTCGCTCTCAGGCCAGGCAGACATGTATGTTCCAGGCTCCCGCCCCTGTTCCAGCACCAGTTCTGACTTCTGAGACAAGTCCAGAGACAATCCACCCTGATCTCCCCCCTTCATCAGTTCTCACAAACTCTG CGATTCCTAATCAGCAGCGTAGAAAGAATGAGGCCAAACCGGCAATGACGCTGCCTTTTGCCCGTGAGGCCATAAAGGAAAATGATGAACCTGAAAGAATCCCTCCGCCTGCTGTTAAAG GTAGAAGAAAATCTGTGGCTCCCCAGGAGTTCAATAAAGGCAACAAAAGGCTGTCTTGTGTTATTAAACCCCCCGACATGCAGACCAAGAGGGGAAAG TATGGAGAACCTTCACGACCAAACCAGAAGTTCTATGATATGATCCAAGAGTTCAGAGAGACCTTGGAAATAACCCCTTTATCAACTACTGACATG attGAACCTCAcaagatttgtgtgtgtgttcgcaaACGACCCCTTAACAAGCAAG AGACTACTAAGAAGGAGATAGATGTGGTCTCCATACCAGGGAAAGGTGCTCTGCTGGTCCATGAGCCAAAACAAAAAGTGGACCTCACAAAGTACTTGGACAACCAAATCTTCCAGTTTGACTACTCCTTTGATGAGACCGCCACCAACGACTTGGTCTACAA GTTCACCGCTAAACCTTTGGTACAGTCCATTTTTGAAGGCAGCATGGCAACATGTTTTGCCTACGGCCAGACGGGAAGCGGGAAGACTCAT ACTATGGGAGGTGATTTCACAGGGAAGCAGCAGAACAGCGCAAAAGGAATCTACGCATTGGCAG CCCAGGATGTTTTCGCCAATATCAATCACAGAAGATATGCTAGCCTGGATCTTTCTGCCTTCGTCAGCTTCTTTGAGATTTACAATGGCAAA GTGTATGACCTGCTGAACAAGAAGGCCAAGCTACGTGTTCTGGAGGACGACCGACAGCAGGTTCACGTGGTAGGCCTGGAGGAGGTCTATGTGTCCAAAGCAGAGGATGTCATAAAGATGATACAGATGGGCAGTGCATGCAG AACATCAGGCCAGACCTCAGCCAATGCCAACTCATCCCGCTCTCATGCCATCCTCCAGATTGTCCTAAGACGCAACAGCACACTGCACGGCAAATTTTCACTGGTCGATTTGGCTGGCAATGAGCGTGGCACAGACGTCAAAAGCAATGACCGCAGCACTTTGGTTGAAACTGCCGAGATAAACCAAAGCCTTCTGGCTTTAAAG GAGTGTATTCGTTCACTGGGAAAGAACAGCGATTACATCCCCTTCAGGATGAGCACTCTGACCAAGGTCCTCAGAGATTCCTTCATTGGAGAGAAATCCAAGACCTGCATG ATTGCAATGGTGTCTCCAAGCATGGCTTCATGTGAATATACAATGAACACACTACGTTACGCTGACAG AGTGAAGGAATTGAATGGCAATTCCAAATCCGGTGGAGTAGCCAAGTCACAAGAGCCTGTAGATACATCTTCAGAGGAG GAGTCTGTTGTGGATACCAGCGTGTATGATGCCATATCCCAGGTGgcagagctggaggagaaggTTTACACAGAGCTTCAG AGGGCAAATGAGCTTGTCAAGGCAATGGAGCAAACCTCGTACAACATCGAGGCAGGACTCCCGGACCTGGTGGATCATTCCCGGAAGTTATTGG ACACAGTCCTGGCTTTGCAGTCTGCTGTGGATCAGGAGAGAATGGCGAGGCTGAACCACTGA
- the LOC137194177 gene encoding glutamate-rich protein 6 isoform X1 — MSFPCAPAASLDVSESLCVLDDHTGKRIHEGCPQTVSDPPTHCIGAAGVLRYNRESDNHRLNLTTIPPASQPSSKCSVKCEYCGEKARPSLDLTWVEEFQAAALFCCAQRQQLCKMLVKQRFLIEGRCDLGTSNLTSEEEKPTTEMEELLLQGKEMEDHNKFIVDLANALGEQSELRIEEEYLIQLPLSQTFAPTSKVLSFRLSCAPGNGCWTNSLKIKEKDLVVPFCDHKALQFGLCHHQDVGGFLQKHYSNGMKFLTMFPDGSAQVFYPSGLLALVIVVTKENGRVCIVYDDSQDPDQPIRAVFQSDGRATCYYSNGNIWLTLDRLGGQCLDETGARARRWSWSSLSLSPTPLHPVFLSLNKTVGVRVLGKEQVFVSFLASGQQAKFSVGTCCAQCKCTSDGPVSGPSVLKEELLVLAARIKLHLVIQHLHQNLMAPSNPRLPKTTLAPSVHVFARRLLEVSTNVMMSESEKAFICRCLQDCV; from the exons ATGAGCTTTCCTT GTGCCCCTGCTGCTTCATTAGATGTCAGTGAGTCACTCTGCGTCTTGGATGACCAT ACTGGTAAGAGGATACATGAAGGATGTCCACAGACTGTCAGTGACCCACCCACCCATTGTATCGGAGCAGCAGGAGTCCTGAGGTACAATCGGGAGTCTGACAACCACAGGCTAAACTTAACAACCATTCCTCCAGCG TCCCAGCCCTCATCAAAGTGCTCGGTAAAATGTGAGTACTGCGGGGAAAAGGCCAGACCTTCACTGGATCTAACATGGGTAGAGGAGTTTCAG GCAGCTGCACTCTTCTGCTGTGCCCAGCGACAGCAGCTGTGTAAAATGCTGGTGAAGCAGAGATTTTTGATTGAGGGGAGATGTGACCTGGGGACCAGCAATCTGACATCAGAGGAAGAAAAGCCAACCACAGAGATGGAGGAGCTGCTCCTCCAAGGCAAGGAGATGGAGGATCACAACAAGTTTATCGTGGACTTAGCAAATGCACTGGG AGAACAATCAGAGCTGAGAATCGAGGAGGAGTACTTAATCCAACTTCCTCTATCACAAACCT TTGCCCCGACATCAAAGGTCCTCAGTTTTCGGCTCTCTTGTGCTCCAGGAAACGGATGCTGGACAAACAGTTTGAAGATAAAAGAGAAAGACCTTGTGGTCCCTTTTTGTGACCACAAGGCACTTCAGTTTGGCTTATGTCATCATCAG GATGTAGGAGGATTTCTACAGAAACATTATTCCAATGGCATGAAATTTCTTACCATGTTCCCTGATGGCTCTGCTCAGGTTTT ttaTCCCTCAGGCCTCTTGGCTCTTGTTATCGTGGTCACGAAAGAGAATGGAAGGGTCTGCATCGTGTATGATGACAGCCAAGACCCTGACCAACCAATCAGAGCCGTGTTCCAGTCTGATGGCAGGGCGACATGTTACTACAGCAATGGAAACATATG GCTGACCTTAGACAGATTAGGTGGTCAGTGTTTGGATGAGACGGGTGCCAGAGCTCGTCGGTGGAGCTGGAGCAGTCTGAGCCTTTCTCCCACTCCTCTGCATCCTGTCTTCCTGTCCCTCAACAAAACTGTTGGGGTCCGAGTCCTGGGAAAGGAACAAGTATTTGTCTCGTTCCTTGCAAGTGGTCAACAGGCAAAGTTCAGTGTGGGTACCTGCTGTGCTCAG TGTAAATGCACTAGTGACGGGCCTGTTTCGGGACCATCAGTGTTGAAGGAGGAGCTATTAGTGCTGGCAGCCAGGATTAAACTCCACCTGGTCATTCAGCATCTTCACCAGAACCTGATGGCACCCTCCAATCCACGGCTGCCAAAGACCACACTAGCACCCAGCGTCCATGTTTTTGCCCGAAGACTTCTGGAAGTCAGCACTAACGTGATGATGAGTGAGAGCGAAAAGGCTTTTATCTGTAGGTGCCTTCAGGATTGTGTCTGA
- the selenot1a gene encoding thioredoxin reductase-like selenoprotein T1a, which produces MAMKWLRFSLLALGVFSLCCATSGDSSGVKKMKMQFATGPLLKFQICISUGYKRVFEEYTQALYQRYPDIRIEGENYLPIPLYRHIASFLSVFKLLVIGLIIIGRDPFTLFGMQAPGIWEWGQGNKIYACMMVFFLSNMIENQLMSTGAFEITLNDVPVWSKLESGHLPSMQQLVQILDNEMKMNVHMNTRPHHHS; this is translated from the exons ATGGCGATGAAGTGGTTGCGTTTTTCGCTCCTCGCATTGGGGGTTTTCTCGCTGTGCTGCGCCACATCAGGTGACAGCAGCGGCgtgaagaagatgaagatgcAGTTTGCGACGGGACCTCTTCTCAAGTTTCAAATTTG CATTTCCTGAGGGTACAAGCGGGTGTTTGAGGAGTACACGCAGGCCTTGTACCAGCGGTACCCAGACATCCGCATTGAAGGGGAGAACTATCTTCCTATCCCCCTCTATCG ACACATTGcttccttcctgtctgtgttcAAACTGCTGGTGATTGGGCTGATTATTATCGGCAGGGACCCATTCACCCTCTTCGGTATGCAAGCCCCGGGCATCTGGGAGTGGGGCCAGGGAAATAAG ATATATGCCTGCATGATGGTGTTCTTCCTCAGTAATATGATTGAAAACCAGTTAATGTCCACAGGAGCTTTTGAAATCACATTAAATG ATGTGCCAGTGTGGTCAAAACTGGAGTCTGGTCACCTGCCCTCCATGCAGCAGCTTGTGCAAATTTTGGACAATGAGATGAAGATGAACGTTCACATGAATACAAGACCACACCACCATTCCTAA
- the kif2c gene encoding kinesin-like protein KIF2C isoform X2 gives MESSLSRLLVGLSVQISRSDGRVHLATVKSVDTVKSTVMVEWHERNICRGKEVEVSELCSLNPELLDHINAVTNKAAEQPTPAPEKKYGSRLRSSRIPAPPTSSAPAVTKAEESAATRSQARQTCMFQAPAPVPAPVLTSETSPETIHPDLPPSSVLTNSAIPNQQRRKNEAKPAMTLPFAREAIKENDEPERIPPPAVKGRRKSVAPQEFNKGNKRLSCVIKPPDMQTKRGKYGEPSRPNQKFYDMIQEFRETLEITPLSTTDMIEPHKICVCVRKRPLNKQETTKKEIDVVSIPGKGALLVHEPKQKVDLTKYLDNQIFQFDYSFDETATNDLVYKFTAKPLVQSIFEGSMATCFAYGQTGSGKTHTMGGDFTGKQQNSAKGIYALAAQDVFANINHRRYASLDLSAFVSFFEIYNGKVYDLLNKKAKLRVLEDDRQQVHVVGLEEVYVSKAEDVIKMIQMGSACRTSGQTSANANSSRSHAILQIVLRRNSTLHGKFSLVDLAGNERGTDVKSNDRSTLVETAEINQSLLALKECIRSLGKNSDYIPFRMSTLTKVLRDSFIGEKSKTCMIAMVSPSMASCEYTMNTLRYADRVKELNGNSKSGGVAKSQEPVDTSSEEESVVDTSVYDAISQVAELEEKVYTELQRANELVKAMEQTSYNIEAGLPDLVDHSRKLLDTVLALQSAVDQERMARLNH, from the exons ATGGAAAGCAGCCTGTCCAGACTTCTAGTTGGACTCTCTGTACAGATCAGCCGCAGTGATG GCCGGGTTCATCTGGCAACGGTGAAATCTGTCGATACCGTCAAGTCCACGGTGATGGTAGAGTGGCATGAGAGGAACATCTGCCGAGGGAAAGAG GTTGAAGTGAGCGAGTTATGTTCACTCAATCCAGAGCTTTTGGACCACATAAACGCTGTCACAAACAAAGCTGCTGAACAACCTACTCCTGCTCCAGAGAAG AAGTATGGGAGTCGTCTGCGCTCATCCAGGATTCCTGCACCACCCACCT CCTCTGCTCCAGCAGTCACCAAGGCTGAAGAGTCAG CCGCCACTCGCTCTCAGGCCAGGCAGACATGTATGTTCCAGGCTCCCGCCCCTGTTCCAGCACCAGTTCTGACTTCTGAGACAAGTCCAGAGACAATCCACCCTGATCTCCCCCCTTCATCAGTTCTCACAAACTCTG CGATTCCTAATCAGCAGCGTAGAAAGAATGAGGCCAAACCGGCAATGACGCTGCCTTTTGCCCGTGAGGCCATAAAGGAAAATGATGAACCTGAAAGAATCCCTCCGCCTGCTGTTAAAG GTAGAAGAAAATCTGTGGCTCCCCAGGAGTTCAATAAAGGCAACAAAAGGCTGTCTTGTGTTATTAAACCCCCCGACATGCAGACCAAGAGGGGAAAG TATGGAGAACCTTCACGACCAAACCAGAAGTTCTATGATATGATCCAAGAGTTCAGAGAGACCTTGGAAATAACCCCTTTATCAACTACTGACATG attGAACCTCAcaagatttgtgtgtgtgttcgcaaACGACCCCTTAACAAGCAAG AGACTACTAAGAAGGAGATAGATGTGGTCTCCATACCAGGGAAAGGTGCTCTGCTGGTCCATGAGCCAAAACAAAAAGTGGACCTCACAAAGTACTTGGACAACCAAATCTTCCAGTTTGACTACTCCTTTGATGAGACCGCCACCAACGACTTGGTCTACAA GTTCACCGCTAAACCTTTGGTACAGTCCATTTTTGAAGGCAGCATGGCAACATGTTTTGCCTACGGCCAGACGGGAAGCGGGAAGACTCAT ACTATGGGAGGTGATTTCACAGGGAAGCAGCAGAACAGCGCAAAAGGAATCTACGCATTGGCAG CCCAGGATGTTTTCGCCAATATCAATCACAGAAGATATGCTAGCCTGGATCTTTCTGCCTTCGTCAGCTTCTTTGAGATTTACAATGGCAAA GTGTATGACCTGCTGAACAAGAAGGCCAAGCTACGTGTTCTGGAGGACGACCGACAGCAGGTTCACGTGGTAGGCCTGGAGGAGGTCTATGTGTCCAAAGCAGAGGATGTCATAAAGATGATACAGATGGGCAGTGCATGCAG AACATCAGGCCAGACCTCAGCCAATGCCAACTCATCCCGCTCTCATGCCATCCTCCAGATTGTCCTAAGACGCAACAGCACACTGCACGGCAAATTTTCACTGGTCGATTTGGCTGGCAATGAGCGTGGCACAGACGTCAAAAGCAATGACCGCAGCACTTTGGTTGAAACTGCCGAGATAAACCAAAGCCTTCTGGCTTTAAAG GAGTGTATTCGTTCACTGGGAAAGAACAGCGATTACATCCCCTTCAGGATGAGCACTCTGACCAAGGTCCTCAGAGATTCCTTCATTGGAGAGAAATCCAAGACCTGCATG ATTGCAATGGTGTCTCCAAGCATGGCTTCATGTGAATATACAATGAACACACTACGTTACGCTGACAG AGTGAAGGAATTGAATGGCAATTCCAAATCCGGTGGAGTAGCCAAGTCACAAGAGCCTGTAGATACATCTTCAGAGGAG GAGTCTGTTGTGGATACCAGCGTGTATGATGCCATATCCCAGGTGgcagagctggaggagaaggTTTACACAGAGCTTCAG AGGGCAAATGAGCTTGTCAAGGCAATGGAGCAAACCTCGTACAACATCGAGGCAGGACTCCCGGACCTGGTGGATCATTCCCGGAAGTTATTGG ACACAGTCCTGGCTTTGCAGTCTGCTGTGGATCAGGAGAGAATGGCGAGGCTGAACCACTGA